One genomic segment of Flagellimonas marinaquae includes these proteins:
- a CDS encoding mechanosensitive ion channel family protein: MDKEYGRLLYNYLLKTGMAEGLATYLNLILLLLGVLVVVLILDLLIWKTLRAISVRVARKSKNNFDNFLVTHRVPRYVAHIVPFVIFLEFIPVAFVDFPYAQGIALKTTKIFFVLLILLIFRKFFKSVNGYLKTRPRFKDKPIDSYVQVFMIFAWIIGILTIFAIVTETTVWKFFTALGAASAVILLIFKDSILGLVASIQVTINDMVRIGDWITFEKYGADGDVIEISLATVKVQNFDMTITTIPTYALISDSFKNWRGMQVSGGRRIKRSLLIRQKSIRFLTPAEIESLKKIHLVEAYITSRNDQINSYNEANQINKDLLVNGRNMTNFGLFRKYVSNYLENHSAINKKMTLMVRQLQPTPQGIPLEIYAFSSDKRWENYEYVLADIFDHLLAALPYFSLELFEYPVSKNVVDFSDDTLNA; the protein is encoded by the coding sequence ATGGACAAGGAATATGGTCGCTTATTGTACAACTATCTTCTAAAAACTGGCATGGCAGAAGGTTTGGCCACTTATCTCAATTTGATATTGCTTCTTTTGGGTGTTCTGGTCGTAGTGTTAATATTGGATCTGCTTATTTGGAAGACACTTCGCGCCATATCCGTTCGGGTAGCCCGTAAGTCGAAGAACAATTTCGATAATTTTCTGGTGACACACCGAGTTCCCAGATATGTAGCGCACATAGTTCCCTTTGTAATATTTCTAGAATTTATTCCTGTTGCGTTCGTGGATTTTCCTTATGCACAGGGTATAGCCCTGAAAACCACAAAGATTTTCTTTGTTCTGCTAATTCTTTTGATTTTCAGGAAGTTTTTCAAAAGTGTGAACGGTTATCTAAAAACACGGCCCAGATTTAAGGACAAGCCTATTGATAGCTACGTACAGGTATTTATGATCTTTGCCTGGATAATCGGAATACTTACCATTTTTGCCATAGTTACGGAAACAACGGTGTGGAAGTTTTTTACAGCGTTGGGGGCGGCCTCTGCGGTAATTCTACTCATATTTAAAGATTCCATTCTTGGTCTTGTGGCAAGTATTCAAGTTACCATAAACGATATGGTCCGCATTGGGGATTGGATCACATTCGAAAAATATGGTGCCGATGGTGATGTGATCGAGATAAGCTTGGCCACGGTAAAGGTCCAGAATTTTGATATGACCATTACCACCATTCCAACATATGCATTGATCTCCGATTCATTTAAAAATTGGCGGGGCATGCAGGTCTCGGGCGGAAGAAGAATAAAAAGATCTTTGTTGATCCGACAGAAAAGTATCCGTTTTTTAACACCCGCGGAAATAGAATCACTTAAGAAAATACACTTGGTCGAGGCATATATCACCTCAAGGAACGATCAGATCAATTCTTATAACGAAGCCAATCAGATCAATAAAGATCTGTTGGTGAACGGCAGGAACATGACCAATTTTGGTCTTTTCAGAAAATATGTTTCCAATTATTTGGAAAATCATTCCGCCATCAACAAGAAAATGACATTGATGGTAAGACAATTGCAACCGACCCCGCAAGGAATCCCTCTGGAAATCTATGCATTTAGTTCTGATAAAAGATGGGAAAACTATGAATACGTGCTGGCCGATATTTTTGACCATTTATTGGCGGCATTGCCCTATTTTTCTTTGGAACTTTTTGAATATCCCGTTTCCAAAAATGTGGTCGATTTTAGCGATGACACTTTGAATGCCTAG
- a CDS encoding MerR family transcriptional regulator, producing MNNVKTSFSIRDMENLSGIKAHTIRIWEKRYNLFSPERTDTNIRTYNLESLQKLLNVTLLYNNGYKISKIAKLGDQNIPSLVNEIIAKNSEKSHSINSFKLAMLNFDQSLFLKTYNGLMEEKSFTQIFNEVFIPLLNELGLLWQTNTISPAHEHFISNLIKQKIYIHTEMLQFETPSRKDEVYVLFLPENEIHELGLLYINYQLALKGYKTIYLGQTMPIESLEDLLKYYTNIRFVSYFTVAPTKDDMGDYFNKFLKVLKKSPTSQLFVLGHQIQEIGELKPKEPIKIFKSIDQLIESL from the coding sequence ATGAACAATGTAAAAACATCTTTCAGCATTCGGGATATGGAAAACCTATCCGGAATCAAGGCCCACACTATAAGGATTTGGGAAAAAAGATACAATTTGTTCAGTCCGGAAAGAACAGATACAAACATTCGCACCTACAACTTGGAAAGCTTACAAAAGCTCTTGAACGTAACCTTACTGTACAATAATGGGTACAAAATTTCCAAAATCGCCAAGTTAGGGGACCAAAACATACCATCTTTGGTCAACGAAATCATAGCTAAAAATAGCGAGAAAAGCCACTCCATAAATTCTTTTAAGTTGGCTATGCTCAATTTTGATCAGTCACTCTTCCTAAAAACCTACAACGGTCTAATGGAAGAAAAGTCTTTTACCCAAATTTTCAACGAGGTTTTTATACCACTGCTCAACGAGCTCGGGTTGTTATGGCAGACCAATACGATCAGTCCGGCCCACGAACATTTTATCTCGAACTTGATCAAACAGAAAATATACATACACACCGAGATGCTTCAGTTTGAGACACCTTCCAGAAAAGACGAAGTGTATGTCCTGTTTTTGCCAGAAAACGAAATTCATGAATTAGGTCTTTTGTACATTAACTATCAATTGGCTTTAAAAGGGTACAAAACCATATATTTGGGACAGACCATGCCCATCGAAAGCTTGGAAGATCTGTTAAAATATTATACCAACATACGCTTTGTTTCTTATTTTACTGTTGCTCCTACAAAAGATGATATGGGGGATTATTTTAATAAATTCCTAAAGGTCCTGAAAAAATCCCCAACCTCCCAATTGTTTGTCCTCGGACATCAAATCCAAGAAATAGGAGAATTAAAACCTAAGGAGCCCATAAAAATTTTCAAGTCCATAGACCAACTTATTGAATCACTTTAA